A DNA window from Chiroxiphia lanceolata isolate bChiLan1 chromosome 6, bChiLan1.pri, whole genome shotgun sequence contains the following coding sequences:
- the MADD gene encoding MAP kinase-activating death domain protein isoform X13, whose product MVQKKRICPRLLDYLVIIGARHPSSDSVAQTPELLRRYPLEDHADFPLPPDVVFFCQPEGCLSVRQKRMSFRDDTSFVFTLTDKDTGVIRYGICVNFYRSFQKRVPKEKGEGTGGHRGREGQKIPKSGEASAPQEEVGTESSESGSSLPAPSAESTPDVNRSPRSKRLAKGSHHSRNSTLTSLCILSHYPFFSTFRECLYTLKRLVDCCSERLLGKKLGIPRGVQRDTMWRIFTGSLLVEEKSSALLHDLREIEAWIYRLLRSPMPIAGQKRVDVEVLPHELQPALTFALPDPSRFTLVDFPLHLPLELLGVDACLQVLTCILLEHKIVLQSRDYNALSMSVMAFVAMIYPLEYMFPVIPLLPTCMASAEQLLLAPTPYIIGVPASFFLYKLDFKMPDDVWLIDLDTNRVIVPTNAESLPALPEPEASELKKHLKQCLVSMTAITQKQLLTPDNKALASMSLNTQPILNLEKFQEGQEVPLLLGRPQNDLQSTPSTEFNPLIYGNDVDSVDVATRVAMVRFFNSPNVLQGFQMHTRTLRLFPRPVVAFQANSFLASRPKQTPFADKLSRTQAVEYFGEWSLNPTNYAFQRIHNNMFDPALIGDKPKWYAHQLQPIHYRVYDSNSQLAEALNIPAEKETDSDPTDDSSGSDSVDYDDSSSSYSSLGDFVSEMMKCDINGDTPNVDPLTHAALGDASEVEFDDFQEYSGDMDEQTMDSENSQETNQPRSSSSTTASSSPSTVIHGANHLYVMQTSEQINDLTGPQEAADSAEIEEKLAAGFSNHLPSLPLQPGFPKISLDRRESDIAAGSMSSSEGVVRKREYDNPYFEPQYGFPTEDEDDEQEESYTPRFDQNLNGSRSQKLLRPNSLKLANDSDADSDSRASSPNSTVSNNSSEGFGGIMSFASSLYRNHSTSFSLSNLALPTKVGRDKNTPFPSLKDYFNLELGRDVDEVFGLNTIMEIITEAGPVSNEGNRRALVDQKSSVIKHSPTVKRESPSPQGRTSNSSENQQFLKEVVHNVLDGQGVGWLNMKRVRRLLESEQLRVFVLSKLNRTIQSEEDARQDVIQDVEISRKVYKGMLDLLKCTVLSLEHSYANAGLGGMASVFGLLEIAHTHYYNKEPEKRKRSPTDGSVTPVGKDPGSSPRVEPKPAMQLPVPQIMPKPPSPAGKGPREFDTRSLKEENFIASIELWNKHQEVKKQKSLEKTRTEGVKQFDLGETDEKKSQISADSGLSLASGSQKSDFDSIPSGGPTVMVRSTSQDSEVSTVVSNSSGETLGADSDLSSNAGDGPSVENGGNLAGSRGTVSDSEIETNSATSSIFAKSHNLKQSVKDSKGSTPGRGPEDGNQRVYLYEGLLGKERSTLWDQMQFWEDAFLDAVMLEREGMGMDQGPQEMIDRYLSLGEHDRKRLEDDEDRLLATLLHNMIAYMLMIKVNKNDIRKKVRRLMGKSHIGLVHSQQINDILDKLANLSGRELPVRPSGSRHIKKQTFVVHAGTDTTGDIFFMEVCDDCIVLRSNIGTVYERWWYEKLINMTYCPKTKVLCLWRRNGQETQLNKFYTKKCRELYYCVKDSMERAAARQQSIKPGPELGGEFPVQDMKTGEGGLLQVTLEGINLKFMHSQVFIELNHIKKCNTVRGVFVLEEFVPETKEVVSHKYKTPMAHEICYSVLCLFSYVAAIRGKEAENKSKPPRPVSS is encoded by the exons GCACCCAAGCAGTGATAGTGTTGCTCAGACTCCTGAACTGCTGCGACGTTACCCTCTAGAAGACCATGCAGACTTTCCTCTACCGCCTGATGTTGTGTTCTTCTGCCAGCCAGAAGGATGTCTGAGTGTGCGGCAAAAACGCATGAGCTTCCGTGATGACACCTCCTTTGTCTTCACCCTCACAGACAAGGATACAGGTGTAATTCGCTATGGAATCTGTGTCAACTTCTACCGCTCCTTCCAGAAGCGAGTACccaaggagaagggagaaggcaCAGGGGGACATCGAGGTCGGGAGGGACAGAAGATCCCTAAATCTGGAGAGGCATCAGCACCCCAAGAGGAAGTGGGCACTGAGAGTTCAGAGAGTGGTTCTTCACTGCCGGCTCCAAGTGCAGAGTCTACCCCTGATGTGAATCGATCACCGCGCAGTAAGCGTCTGGCCAAAGGCAGTCATCACTCTCGGAACAGCACCCTGACTTCACTGTGCATCCTTAGTCATTATCCCTTCTTTTCCACATTTCGTGAGTGTCTCTACACCCTCAAGAGACTTGTGGACTGCTGTAGTGAGAGACTGTTGGGCAAGAAGTTGGGCATTCCTCGTGGAGTGCAGAG GGATACGATGTGGCGGATTTTCACAGGCTCTCTCCTGGTGGAAGAAAAGTCTAGTGCGTTGCTACACGACTTGCGGGAGATTGAGGCTTGGATATACCGTCTGCTCCGGTCACCAATGCCCATTGCTGGTCAGAAGCGGGTGGATGTGGAAGTCTTGCCACATGAGTTGCAACCAGCTTTGACCTTTGCTCTACCTGATCCATCCCGCTTCACCTTGGTGGATTTTCCATTACATCTCCCTTTAGAGTTGTTGGGAGTGGATGCCTGCCTGCAGGTGCTGACCTGCATCCTTTTGGAGCATAAG ATTGTATTGCAGTCCCGAGATTATAATGCGCTTTCTATGTCTGTGATGGCCTTTGTGGCCATGATCTACCCATTAGAGTACATGTTCCCCGTGatccctctgcttcccacctgCATGGCCTCTGCAGAACAg TTGCTTCTAGCCCCTACGCCTTATATCATTGGTGTTCCAGcaagtttctttctttacaaACTGGATTTTAAGATGCCTGATGATGTTTGGCTTATTGACCTGGATACCAACAGG GTGATTGTTCCCACAAATGCGGAATCtttgccagcactgccagaacCAGAAGCTTCAGAGctgaaaaagcatctgaaacaG TGTCTGGTTAGCATGACTGCAATCACTCAGAAACAGCTGCTCACACCCGACAACAAg GCCCTGGCCAGCATGAGTCTGAATACTCAGCCCATTCTTAATCTAGAGAAGttccaggaggggcaggaggtgccactgctgctgggaagaCCACAGAATGATTTGCAGTCTACTCCCTCCACAGAATTCAACCCCCTGATCTATGGAAATGATGTGGACTCTGTTGATGTGGCTACCAG aGTTGCTATGGTGAGATTCTTCAACTCACCAAATGTTTTGCAAGGTTTCCAAATGCATACTCGCACTCTTCGTCTCTTCCCACGACCGGTGGTGGCCTTCCAGGCAAATTCTTTTCTTGCCTCTAGGCCGAAGCAAACACCTTTTGCAGATAAGCTTTCCAGAACACAGGCAGTAGAATACTTTGGAGAATGGTCACTCAATCCTACTAACTATGCTTTCCAAAGAATTCATAACA ACATGTTTGACCCAGCCCTGATTGGTGACAAACCCAAGTGGTATGCTCACCAGCTGCAGCCGATCCACTATCGAGTCTATGACAGTAATTCACAGCTGGCTGAAGCACTGAATAtcccagcagagaaagaaacagattcTGATCCCACTGATGACAG CAGCGGCAGTGACAGTGTCGACTATGACGACTCAAGTTCCTCCTACTCCTCCCTTGGTGATTTTGTCAGTGAGATGATGAAATGTGACATTAATGGTGATACCCCAA ATGTTGACCCCCTGACTCATGCAGCCCTTGGTGATGCTAGTGAAGTGGAATTTGATGATTTTCAAGAATATTCAGGGGATATGGATGAACAGACCATGGACAGTGAGAACTCCCAGGAGACCAACCAGCCTCGTTCAAGTTCCAGTACTACAGCCAGTagcagccccagcactgtcATCCATGGAGCAAATCAT TTGTATGTAATGCAAACTAGCGAACAGATCAATGATTTGACTGGTCCACAGGAGGCAGCAGACTCGGCAGAAATAGAAGAGAAGTTGGCTGCTGGATTTTCAAACCACCTCCCTTCCTTGCCACTGCAACCAGGCTTTCCCAAGATAAGCTTGGATCGTCGTGAGAGTGACATCGCAGCTGGCAGCATGAGCTCCTCAGAAGGGGTGGTGAGGAAGCGAGAGTATGACAATCCATACTTTGAACCTCAGTATGGTTTTCCTACggaggatgaagatgatgagCAGGAAGAGAGCTACACCCCAAGATTTGACCAGAATCTCAATGGAAGCAG GTCTCAGAAGTTACTCCGGCCAAACAGTTTAAAACTGGCCAATGATTCTGATGCAGATTCAGATTCCAGGGCCAGCTCCCCAAACTCTACTGTCTCCAACAACAGCAGTGAAGGTTTTGGGGGCATCATGTCTTTTGCAA GCAGCTTGTACAGAAACCACAGCACAAGTTTCAGTTTGTCCAACTTAGCCCTACCAACGAAAGTTGGGAGAGACAAGAATACTCCTTTTCCCAGCCTGAAAG ATTACTTTAATCTGGAATTGGGAAGGGATGTGGATGAAG TATTTGGGTTAAATACTATAATGGAGATTATTACTGAAGCTGGCCCAGTAAGCAATGAAG GAAATAGACGAGCTCTTGTGGATCAAAAATCTTCAGTCATAAAGCACAGCCCAACAGTGAAGAGGGAATCTCCATCGCCTCAGGGACGAACTAGCAATTCCAG TGAGAACCAGCAGTTCCTGAAGGAGGTGGTACACAATGTTCTTGATGGGCAGGGTGTTGGCTGGCTGAATATGAAGAGAGTCCGACGTCTGCTGGAGAGTGAGCAGCTCCGTGTCTTTGTACTAAGCAAGCTGAATCGCACCATCCAGTCAGAAGAAGATGCTCGACAGGATGTCATACAGGACGTG GAGATCAGCCGCAAGGTTTATAAAGGCATGCTGGACTTGCTGAAGTGCACAGTCTTAAGCTTGGAGCATTCATATGCAAATGCTGGCCTGGGAGGCATGGCCAGTGTTTTTGGCCTGCTAGAGATAGCACATACTCACTATTATAATAAAG aaccagaaaagagaaaacGAAGTCCAACAGATGGATCTGTCACTCCAGTTGGCAAGGATCCTGGATCATCCCCAAGAGTGGAGCCAAAACCTGCGATGCAGCTGCCGGTACCTCAGATAATGCCAAAGCCACCAAGCCCTGCAGGCAAAGGGCCAAGGGAGTTTGACACAAGAAgtctaaaggaagaaaattttattgCTTCCATTG AATTGTGGAACAAGCACCAGgaagtgaaaaagcaaaaatctttggaaaaaacga gAACAGAAGGTGTGAAACAATTCGATTTGGGAGAAACAGATGAGAAGAAATCCCAAATCAGTGCAGACAGTGGCCTCAGTTTGGCCTCAGGTTCTCAG AAGAGTGATTTTGACTCTATTCCCAGTGGAGGACCAACAGTTATGGTCCGAAGTACAAGCCAGGATTCTGAAGTCAGCACTGTG GTTAGTAACAGTTCTGGAGAGACATTAGGAGCAGACAGTGACTTGAGTAGCAATGCTGGTGATGGCCCGAGTGTGGAAAATGGTGGCAATTTGGCAGGATCCAGAGGCACTGTGTCAGACAGCGAAATTGAGACAAACTCTGCTACTAGCTCTATCTTT GCGAAGTCTCACAACCTGAAGCAGAGTGTGAAGGATAGCAAAGGCAGTACTCCAGGGAGAGGTCCAGAGGATGGGAACCAACGTGTCTATCTATATGAAGGACTTTTGG GCAAAGAGCGTTCAACTTTATGGGACCAGATGCAGTTCTGGGAAGATGCTTTTTTGGATGCTGTAATGTTAGAGAGAGAAGGAATGGGGATGGACCAGGGACCTCAGGAGATGATTGACAG GTATCTTTCCCTGGGAGAACATGATCGAAAGCGTTTGGAGGATGATGAGGACCGTTTGTTGGCTACACTGCTGCATAATATGATTGCCTATATGCTTATGataaag GTGAACAAGAATGATATTAGGAAAAAGGTGCGGCGTCTAATGGGAAAATCACATATTGGATTGGTGCACAGTCAGCAAATAAATGATATTCTAGACAAACTTGCCAATCTG agtGGACGGGAACTCCCTGTGAGACCCAGTGGCAGCCGCCATATCAAGAAGCAGACTTTTGTAGTACATGCTGGGACAGACACAACAGGAGACATATTTTTTATGGAG GTATGTGATGATTGTATTGTGCTTAGAAGCAACATTGGAACTGTATATGAACGTTGGTGGTATGAGAAACTCATCAACATGACTTACTGTCCCAAAACAAAAGTGCTCTGCCTCTGGCGCAGGAATGGTCAGGAGACACAACTGAACAAGTTCTACACAAAGAAG
- the MADD gene encoding MAP kinase-activating death domain protein isoform X12: protein MVQKKRICPRLLDYLVIIGARHPSSDSVAQTPELLRRYPLEDHADFPLPPDVVFFCQPEGCLSVRQKRMSFRDDTSFVFTLTDKDTGVIRYGICVNFYRSFQKRVPKEKGEGTGGHRGREGQKIPKSGEASAPQEEVGTESSESGSSLPAPSAESTPDVNRSPRSKRLAKGSHHSRNSTLTSLCILSHYPFFSTFRECLYTLKRLVDCCSERLLGKKLGIPRGVQRDTMWRIFTGSLLVEEKSSALLHDLREIEAWIYRLLRSPMPIAGQKRVDVEVLPHELQPALTFALPDPSRFTLVDFPLHLPLELLGVDACLQVLTCILLEHKIVLQSRDYNALSMSVMAFVAMIYPLEYMFPVIPLLPTCMASAEQLLLAPTPYIIGVPASFFLYKLDFKMPDDVWLIDLDTNRVIVPTNAESLPALPEPEASELKKHLKQCLVSMTAITQKQLLTPDNKALASMSLNTQPILNLEKFQEGQEVPLLLGRPQNDLQSTPSTEFNPLIYGNDVDSVDVATRVAMVRFFNSPNVLQGFQMHTRTLRLFPRPVVAFQANSFLASRPKQTPFADKLSRTQAVEYFGEWSLNPTNYAFQRIHNNMFDPALIGDKPKWYAHQLQPIHYRVYDSNSQLAEALNIPAEKETDSDPTDDSSGSDSVDYDDSSSSYSSLGDFVSEMMKCDINGDTPNVDPLTHAALGDASEVEFDDFQEYSGDMDEQTMDSENSQETNQPRSSSSTTASSSPSTVIHGANHLYVMQTSEQINDLTGPQEAADSAEIEEKLAAGFSNHLPSLPLQPGFPKISLDRRESDIAAGSMSSSEGVVRKREYDNPYFEPQYGFPTEDEDDEQEESYTPRFDQNLNGSRSQKLLRPNSLKLANDSDADSDSRASSPNSTVSNNSSEGFGGIMSFASSLYRNHSTSFSLSNLALPTKVGRDKNTPFPSLKDYFNLELGRDVDEVFGLNTIMEIITEAGPVSNEGNRRALVDQKSSVIKHSPTVKRESPSPQGRTSNSSENQQFLKEVVHNVLDGQGVGWLNMKRVRRLLESEQLRVFVLSKLNRTIQSEEDARQDVIQDVEISRKVYKGMLDLLKCTVLSLEHSYANAGLGGMASVFGLLEIAHTHYYNKEPEKRKRSPTDGSVTPVGKDPGSSPRVEPKPAMQLPVPQIMPKPPSPAGKGPREFDTRSLKEENFIASIELWNKHQEVKKQKSLEKTRTEGVKQFDLGETDEKKSQISADSGLSLASGSQKSDFDSIPSGGPTVMVRSTSQDSEVSTVVSNSSGETLGADSDLSSNAGDGPSVENGGNLAGSRGTVSDSEIETNSATSSIFAKSHNLKQSVKDSKGSTPGRGPEDGNQRVYLYEGLLGKERSTLWDQMQFWEDAFLDAVMLEREGMGMDQGPQEMIDRYLSLGEHDRKRLEDDEDRLLATLLHNMIAYMLMIKVNKNDIRKKVRRLMGKSHIGLVHSQQINDILDKLANLSGRELPVRPSGSRHIKKQTFVVHAGTDTTGDIFFMEVCDDCIVLRSNIGTVYERWWYEKLINMTYCPKTKVLCLWRRNGQETQLNKFYTKKCRELYYCVKDSMERAAARQQSIKPGPELGGEFPVQDMKTGEGGLLQVTLEGINLKFMHSQERKVFIELNHIKKCNTVRGVFVLEEFVPETKEVVSHKYKTPMAHEICYSVLCLFSYVAAIRGKEAENKSKPPRPVSS, encoded by the exons GCACCCAAGCAGTGATAGTGTTGCTCAGACTCCTGAACTGCTGCGACGTTACCCTCTAGAAGACCATGCAGACTTTCCTCTACCGCCTGATGTTGTGTTCTTCTGCCAGCCAGAAGGATGTCTGAGTGTGCGGCAAAAACGCATGAGCTTCCGTGATGACACCTCCTTTGTCTTCACCCTCACAGACAAGGATACAGGTGTAATTCGCTATGGAATCTGTGTCAACTTCTACCGCTCCTTCCAGAAGCGAGTACccaaggagaagggagaaggcaCAGGGGGACATCGAGGTCGGGAGGGACAGAAGATCCCTAAATCTGGAGAGGCATCAGCACCCCAAGAGGAAGTGGGCACTGAGAGTTCAGAGAGTGGTTCTTCACTGCCGGCTCCAAGTGCAGAGTCTACCCCTGATGTGAATCGATCACCGCGCAGTAAGCGTCTGGCCAAAGGCAGTCATCACTCTCGGAACAGCACCCTGACTTCACTGTGCATCCTTAGTCATTATCCCTTCTTTTCCACATTTCGTGAGTGTCTCTACACCCTCAAGAGACTTGTGGACTGCTGTAGTGAGAGACTGTTGGGCAAGAAGTTGGGCATTCCTCGTGGAGTGCAGAG GGATACGATGTGGCGGATTTTCACAGGCTCTCTCCTGGTGGAAGAAAAGTCTAGTGCGTTGCTACACGACTTGCGGGAGATTGAGGCTTGGATATACCGTCTGCTCCGGTCACCAATGCCCATTGCTGGTCAGAAGCGGGTGGATGTGGAAGTCTTGCCACATGAGTTGCAACCAGCTTTGACCTTTGCTCTACCTGATCCATCCCGCTTCACCTTGGTGGATTTTCCATTACATCTCCCTTTAGAGTTGTTGGGAGTGGATGCCTGCCTGCAGGTGCTGACCTGCATCCTTTTGGAGCATAAG ATTGTATTGCAGTCCCGAGATTATAATGCGCTTTCTATGTCTGTGATGGCCTTTGTGGCCATGATCTACCCATTAGAGTACATGTTCCCCGTGatccctctgcttcccacctgCATGGCCTCTGCAGAACAg TTGCTTCTAGCCCCTACGCCTTATATCATTGGTGTTCCAGcaagtttctttctttacaaACTGGATTTTAAGATGCCTGATGATGTTTGGCTTATTGACCTGGATACCAACAGG GTGATTGTTCCCACAAATGCGGAATCtttgccagcactgccagaacCAGAAGCTTCAGAGctgaaaaagcatctgaaacaG TGTCTGGTTAGCATGACTGCAATCACTCAGAAACAGCTGCTCACACCCGACAACAAg GCCCTGGCCAGCATGAGTCTGAATACTCAGCCCATTCTTAATCTAGAGAAGttccaggaggggcaggaggtgccactgctgctgggaagaCCACAGAATGATTTGCAGTCTACTCCCTCCACAGAATTCAACCCCCTGATCTATGGAAATGATGTGGACTCTGTTGATGTGGCTACCAG aGTTGCTATGGTGAGATTCTTCAACTCACCAAATGTTTTGCAAGGTTTCCAAATGCATACTCGCACTCTTCGTCTCTTCCCACGACCGGTGGTGGCCTTCCAGGCAAATTCTTTTCTTGCCTCTAGGCCGAAGCAAACACCTTTTGCAGATAAGCTTTCCAGAACACAGGCAGTAGAATACTTTGGAGAATGGTCACTCAATCCTACTAACTATGCTTTCCAAAGAATTCATAACA ACATGTTTGACCCAGCCCTGATTGGTGACAAACCCAAGTGGTATGCTCACCAGCTGCAGCCGATCCACTATCGAGTCTATGACAGTAATTCACAGCTGGCTGAAGCACTGAATAtcccagcagagaaagaaacagattcTGATCCCACTGATGACAG CAGCGGCAGTGACAGTGTCGACTATGACGACTCAAGTTCCTCCTACTCCTCCCTTGGTGATTTTGTCAGTGAGATGATGAAATGTGACATTAATGGTGATACCCCAA ATGTTGACCCCCTGACTCATGCAGCCCTTGGTGATGCTAGTGAAGTGGAATTTGATGATTTTCAAGAATATTCAGGGGATATGGATGAACAGACCATGGACAGTGAGAACTCCCAGGAGACCAACCAGCCTCGTTCAAGTTCCAGTACTACAGCCAGTagcagccccagcactgtcATCCATGGAGCAAATCAT TTGTATGTAATGCAAACTAGCGAACAGATCAATGATTTGACTGGTCCACAGGAGGCAGCAGACTCGGCAGAAATAGAAGAGAAGTTGGCTGCTGGATTTTCAAACCACCTCCCTTCCTTGCCACTGCAACCAGGCTTTCCCAAGATAAGCTTGGATCGTCGTGAGAGTGACATCGCAGCTGGCAGCATGAGCTCCTCAGAAGGGGTGGTGAGGAAGCGAGAGTATGACAATCCATACTTTGAACCTCAGTATGGTTTTCCTACggaggatgaagatgatgagCAGGAAGAGAGCTACACCCCAAGATTTGACCAGAATCTCAATGGAAGCAG GTCTCAGAAGTTACTCCGGCCAAACAGTTTAAAACTGGCCAATGATTCTGATGCAGATTCAGATTCCAGGGCCAGCTCCCCAAACTCTACTGTCTCCAACAACAGCAGTGAAGGTTTTGGGGGCATCATGTCTTTTGCAA GCAGCTTGTACAGAAACCACAGCACAAGTTTCAGTTTGTCCAACTTAGCCCTACCAACGAAAGTTGGGAGAGACAAGAATACTCCTTTTCCCAGCCTGAAAG ATTACTTTAATCTGGAATTGGGAAGGGATGTGGATGAAG TATTTGGGTTAAATACTATAATGGAGATTATTACTGAAGCTGGCCCAGTAAGCAATGAAG GAAATAGACGAGCTCTTGTGGATCAAAAATCTTCAGTCATAAAGCACAGCCCAACAGTGAAGAGGGAATCTCCATCGCCTCAGGGACGAACTAGCAATTCCAG TGAGAACCAGCAGTTCCTGAAGGAGGTGGTACACAATGTTCTTGATGGGCAGGGTGTTGGCTGGCTGAATATGAAGAGAGTCCGACGTCTGCTGGAGAGTGAGCAGCTCCGTGTCTTTGTACTAAGCAAGCTGAATCGCACCATCCAGTCAGAAGAAGATGCTCGACAGGATGTCATACAGGACGTG GAGATCAGCCGCAAGGTTTATAAAGGCATGCTGGACTTGCTGAAGTGCACAGTCTTAAGCTTGGAGCATTCATATGCAAATGCTGGCCTGGGAGGCATGGCCAGTGTTTTTGGCCTGCTAGAGATAGCACATACTCACTATTATAATAAAG aaccagaaaagagaaaacGAAGTCCAACAGATGGATCTGTCACTCCAGTTGGCAAGGATCCTGGATCATCCCCAAGAGTGGAGCCAAAACCTGCGATGCAGCTGCCGGTACCTCAGATAATGCCAAAGCCACCAAGCCCTGCAGGCAAAGGGCCAAGGGAGTTTGACACAAGAAgtctaaaggaagaaaattttattgCTTCCATTG AATTGTGGAACAAGCACCAGgaagtgaaaaagcaaaaatctttggaaaaaacga gAACAGAAGGTGTGAAACAATTCGATTTGGGAGAAACAGATGAGAAGAAATCCCAAATCAGTGCAGACAGTGGCCTCAGTTTGGCCTCAGGTTCTCAG AAGAGTGATTTTGACTCTATTCCCAGTGGAGGACCAACAGTTATGGTCCGAAGTACAAGCCAGGATTCTGAAGTCAGCACTGTG GTTAGTAACAGTTCTGGAGAGACATTAGGAGCAGACAGTGACTTGAGTAGCAATGCTGGTGATGGCCCGAGTGTGGAAAATGGTGGCAATTTGGCAGGATCCAGAGGCACTGTGTCAGACAGCGAAATTGAGACAAACTCTGCTACTAGCTCTATCTTT GCGAAGTCTCACAACCTGAAGCAGAGTGTGAAGGATAGCAAAGGCAGTACTCCAGGGAGAGGTCCAGAGGATGGGAACCAACGTGTCTATCTATATGAAGGACTTTTGG GCAAAGAGCGTTCAACTTTATGGGACCAGATGCAGTTCTGGGAAGATGCTTTTTTGGATGCTGTAATGTTAGAGAGAGAAGGAATGGGGATGGACCAGGGACCTCAGGAGATGATTGACAG GTATCTTTCCCTGGGAGAACATGATCGAAAGCGTTTGGAGGATGATGAGGACCGTTTGTTGGCTACACTGCTGCATAATATGATTGCCTATATGCTTATGataaag GTGAACAAGAATGATATTAGGAAAAAGGTGCGGCGTCTAATGGGAAAATCACATATTGGATTGGTGCACAGTCAGCAAATAAATGATATTCTAGACAAACTTGCCAATCTG agtGGACGGGAACTCCCTGTGAGACCCAGTGGCAGCCGCCATATCAAGAAGCAGACTTTTGTAGTACATGCTGGGACAGACACAACAGGAGACATATTTTTTATGGAG GTATGTGATGATTGTATTGTGCTTAGAAGCAACATTGGAACTGTATATGAACGTTGGTGGTATGAGAAACTCATCAACATGACTTACTGTCCCAAAACAAAAGTGCTCTGCCTCTGGCGCAGGAATGGTCAGGAGACACAACTGAACAAGTTCTACACAAAGAAG